A region of Dictyostelium discoideum AX4 chromosome 1 chromosome, whole genome shotgun sequence DNA encodes the following proteins:
- the abcA2 gene encoding ABC transporter A family protein, producing the protein MGEFKSQLRTLLKKNLLLKGKSKCAICCEILFPIIVILVIFAILVLVMAFKANYDPYNASNFVNRFENTVLLYGNADGALNVEQLGVMNILKNEVATAKNLNSTQIDQLFIEINDQTAMEAFFQNKSDFVFSAVWFNNSALSSGTNPFQYNIRVDSDDVMDTEELIKEDDTSDSEVYVKKRFVATQVAMDQAIFSYFGLNKTLNVKGQRYPDPWTELWQKWIQGRDGIFKDAGSVFITAALMIFGFRLITDLVIEKETKIRESMKMMGLNDLAYFISWMITSLVTALPVNLIISIILKGSSVIHHTNWGVVIFTLILYLLTLLLLAFILSMFFDKSKFCGLLSFVIIIAINIGGIFVAKYDFAPGAKLFLCLISPIAIACSIFAMSARDLEEINTYNWDMMVTENQVIGMLVLDIFFYIFLVWYLDNVVTTEFGTKQKWYFLFTKKYWFPKKCNENGDEQDIESTYQNEDVEMTPVGVGQKVTISIRNLRKEYNTGDGLRVAVNDLYLDMYENQIHALLGPNGSGKSTTIGMMTGLTPPTNGNAFVHGYGILNQMSSVRKHLGVCPQTDIIWQQLTVLDHLKIYASLKGVSPSEIQREAEKMAVEVDLGEKIHSQAGSLSGGQKRKLCLGIAFIGRSDVIFLDEVSSGMDPLSRRVVWDFLLKYKKGRTIILTTHYLEEADYLGDRIAIISHGKLRCDGSSLYLKNKFGCGYLLTCSKILSSMNNFNAQQVTEFIHNYIPEATILSNAGTELSYRLPTASLPHFAQFFREFDDRLQSFGLLTYGISVTTLEEVFLSLGREAALEKGGFNIDQNENQDLEQLRKSIAISSTGVKAGQQFKGLLIKRIKTSIKDAKSFFLTLVIPLVFIIGSIIMYKAMDKPQIFYNNATVPLTMNLGIYSGLENNFVPMQSSNELNWENSLNSSPYFNKFRFIPQTENFEDYLIEGKTNGSFAYKSSAGAINFTLPIDVSSTTIDYTAFYNKDYIHSLPVHINLVNDAVLRKHNNIGIQVTNMPFKHVLSNFDLASEGMNISSIVYFIIIMMAGYALMAGSFAGNVAQERTNRVKRLLYISGCKKYVYWLSNLVWDYFFSFILILLTTCILAGIRENYKSQFGLMFLCLILFCVSVVPLSYLLSYRFASFGKATGAITAIHFAIGIIFVIISLNLRIQVLIDQDVDFQKAADAVDIVFCILSPLFAYSRILFLVSEFPGSVRVGTLKVDNYWSMDYGGSPMIILAAHCIVWVSWIMILDYTPELIGKIRNPKNIEAPPPPDDEDSDVTAERTRLLSVGPNDEPLQFRNLHKLFPAVGKAAPKAAVYNSTLSIPKGQTFGLLGLNGAGKTTTIAMLCGDIVPSSGEVTINGHDLITDRGQALRSNGLCPQFDALITLLSAREQLTLYCAIKGVPEDKVKEVVEAFIKMMDLGAIANSNTGGYSGGNKRKTSLSIAMLGNPSIVSLDEPSTGCDAVVRKYIWNVVSELAKDKVIILTSHSMAEVEALCYRMTIMRDGKMKCLGSIQHIKSKFGAGYTFDVKFKKEYLDSGIQTVLKAIPNSIVLDEHDVMASFEIPNPPDNPVKISTLFESLSHLTILDDYNVSQTSLESVFLKLTGASYEDRLNLNNQKHTSD; encoded by the exons atgggagAGTTTAAATCACAACTTAGAACTTTActcaaaaaaaatcttttactAAAAGGTAAATCAAAATGTGCAATTTGTTGCGAAATTTTATTCCcgattattgttattttagtAATTTTTGCAATTTTAG ttttGGTTATGGCATTTAAAGCAAATTATGATCCATATAATGCAAGTAACTTTGTTAATAGATTTGAAAATACAGTATTACTTTATGGTAATGCAGATGGAGCATTAAATGTTGAACAATTAGGAGTtatgaatattttaaagaatgaaGTTGCAACAgcaaaaaatttgaattcaACACAAATTGATCAACTTTTTATAGAGATTAATGATCAAACAGCAATGGAAGCAttctttcaaaataaatcagATTTTGTATTTTCTGCAGTTTGGTTTAATAATAGTGCATTATCAAGTGGTACCAATCCATTTCAATATAATATTAGAGTTGATAGTGATGACGTTATGGACACTGAAGAGTTGATTAAAGAGGATGATACATCAGATAGTGAAGTTTATGTAAAGAAACGTTTTGTTGCAACACAAGTTGCAATGGATCAAGCAATCTTTAGTTACtttggtttaaataaaacattaaatGTAAAGGGTCAACGTTATCCAGATCCATGGACAGAATTATGGCAAAAATGGATCCAAGGTAGAGATGGTATTTTCAAAGACGCAGGTTCAGTATTTATCACAGCAGCATTAATGATTTTTGGTTTCCGTTTAATAACAGATTTagtaattgaaaaagaaactaAAATTCGTGAatcaatgaaaatgatggGTTTAAATGATTTGGCTTATTTCATCTCTTGGATGATTACAAGTTTAGTAACTGCTCTACcagttaatttaataatttcaattattttaaaaggttCATCAGTAATTCATCATACAAATTGGGGAGTTGTAATATTTACAttaattctttatcttttaactTTATTACTCTTGGCATTCATATTAAGTAtgttttttgataaatcCAAATTTTGTGGTTTACTTTcttttgtaattattattgcaATTAATATTGGTGGTATTTTCGTTGCAAAATATGATTTTGCTCCAGGTGCTAAATTATTCCTTTGTTTAATTTCACCAATTGCAATTGCATGTTCAATTTTTGCAATGAGTGCTAGAGATTTAGAAGAAATTAATACTTATAATTGGGATATGATGGTAACTGAAAa tcaaGTAATTGGAATGTTAGTTTTagatattttcttttatatatttttagtttGGTATTTAGATAATGTTGTAACAACTGAATTTGGtacaaaacaaaaatggtATTTCTTATTTACTAAAAAATATTGGTTCCCAAAGAAATGtaatgaaaatggtgatgAACAAGATATTGAATCAACTTATCAAAATGAAGATGTTGAAATGACACCAGTTGGAGTTGGTCAAAAAGTTACAATTTCAATTCGTAATCTTAGAAAAGAATATAATACTGGTGATGGTTTAAGAGTTGCAGttaatgatttatatttAGATATGtatgaaaatcaaattcatgCATTGCTTGGTCCAAATGGTAGTGGTAAATCAACAACCATTGGTATGATGACAGGTTTAACACCTCCAACTAATGGTAACGCATTTGTTCATGGTTATggtattttaaatcaaatgtcATCCGTCAGAAAACATCTTGGTGTTTGTCCACAAACTGATATCATTTGGCAACAATTGACAGTATTGGATCATTTGAAAATCTATGCATCATTAAAAGGTGTTTCACCATCTGAAATTCAAAGAGAAGCTGAAAAAATGGCCGTTGAAGTTGATCTTGGAGAAAAAATTCATAGTCAAGCTGGTTCATTGTCTGGTGGTCAAAAACGTAAACTTTGTCTTGGTATTGCTTTCATTGGTAGATCAGATGTCATCTTTTTGGATGAAGTTTCATCTGGTATGGATCCATTAAGTAGAAGAGTTGTTTGGgactttttattaaaatataaaaaaggtAGAACTATCATTCTCACAACTCATTATTTAGAAGAAGCCGATTATTTGGGTGATCGTATTGCAATTATTTCTCATGGTAAATTACGTTGTGATGGTTCATcactttatttaaaaaataaatttggttGTGGTTATCTTTTAACTTGTAgtaaaatattatcatcaatgaATAACTTTAACGCTCAACAAGTTACAGAATTTATTCATAATTATATTCCAGAAGCTACCATTTTATCAAATGCAGGTACTGAATTAAGTTATCGTCTTCCAACTGCATCTTTACCACATTTCGCCCAATTTTTCCGTGAATTTGATGATAGATTACAATCATTTGGTTTACTTACTTATGGTATTTCAGTTACAACATTGGAAGAGGTATTCCTTAGTCTTGGTCGTGAAGCTGCATTGGAGAAAGGTGGTTTCAATATtgatcaaaatgaaaatcaagatCTTGAACAACTTAGAAAATCAATTGCAATTAGTTCAACTGGTGTTAAAGCTGGCCAACAATTTAAAGGTCTATTGATTAAACGTATTAAAACTTCAATTAAAGATGCAAAATCATTCTTTTTAACATTGGTAATTCCATTGGTTTTCATTATTGGTTCAATTATTATGTATAAAGCAATGGATAAACCACAAATTTTCTATAATAATGCTACCGTTCCATTAACTATGAATCTTGGTATCTATTCAggtttagaaaataattttgtacCAATGCAATCATCAAATGAACTAAATTGggaaaattctttaaattcaagTCCAtactttaataaatttagatttattcCACAAACAGAAAACTTtgaagattatttaattgaaggtAAAACAAATGGTTCTTTTGCTTATAAATCATCAGCTGGTGCAATTAACTTTACCTTACCAATTGATgtttcatcaacaacaattgatTATACAGCATTTTATAATAAGGATTATATTCATTCATTACCAGTTCATATTAATTTAGTGAATGATGCCGTATTAAGAAAACATAATAACATTGGTATTCAAGTTACAAATATGCCATTTAAACatgttttatcaaatttcGATCTTGCAAGTGAAGGTATGAATATTTCATCAATCgtttactttattattattatgatggCAGGTTATGCATTAATGGCAGGTTCATTCGCTGGTAATGTTGCACAAGAACGTACCAATCGTGTAAAGAGATTACTTTATATTTCAGGTTGTAAGAAATATGTTTATTGGTTATCAAATTTAGTTTGGGattatttcttttcattCATTCTTATTCTATTGACAACTTGTATCTTGGCAGGTATTcgtgaaaattataaatctcAATTTGGTCTTATGTTcctttgtttaattttattctgTGTCTCTGTTGTACCATTATCTTATTTATTATCTTATAGATTCGCTAGTTTTGGTAAAGCAACTGGTGCAATCACTGCAATTCATTTTGCAATTGGTATTATTTTCGTAATTATTAGTCTTAATCTTCGTATTCAAGTACTCATTGATCAAGATGTTGATTTCCAAAAAGCTGCAGATGCTGTTGATATAGTTTTCTGTATCCTCTCACCATTGTTTGCCTATAGTAGAATTCTTTTCTTAGTTTCTGAATTCCCAGGTTCTGTACGTGTTGGTACACTTAAAGTCGATAATTATTGGTCAATGGATTATGGTGGTTCACCAATGATCATTCTTGCAGCTCATTGTATCGTTTGGGTATCTTGGATTATGATTTTAGATTATACTCCAgaattaattggtaaaattaGAAATCCAAAGAATATTGAagctccaccaccaccagatgatgaagattcaGATGTTACCGCCGAAAGAACTAGACTCTTATCAGTGGGTCCAAATGATGAACCACTTCAATTTAGAAATCTTCATAAATTATTCCCAGCAGTTGGTAAAGCTGCTCCAAAGGCCGCTGTTTATAATTCAACTTTATCTATTCCAAAAGGTCAAACCTTTGGTCTCTTGGGTTTAAATGGTGCTGGTAAAACCACTACTATTGCAATGCTTTGTGGTGATATTGTACCATCTTCTGGTGAAGTTACAATCAATGGTCATGATTTAATCACTGATAGAGGTCAAGCATTAAGAAGCAATGGTTTATGTCCACAATTTGATGCTCTCATCACATTATTATCTGCTCGTGAACAATTAACATTATATTGCGCAATTAAAGGTGTTCCAGAGGATAAAGTTAAAGAAGTTGTTGAAGCTTTCATTAAAATGATGGATCTTGGTGCTATTGCAAATTCAAATACTGGAGGCTATTCAGGTGGTAATAAGAGAAAGACTTCATTGTCAATTGCAATGTTGGGTAATCCATCTATTGTCTCGCTCGATGAACCTTCCACTGGTTGTGATGCTGTCGTTAGAAAATATATTTGGAATGTAGTTAGTGAACTTGCTAAAGATAAAGTTATCATTCTCACAAGTCATAGTATGGCAGAGGTTGAAGCTTTATGCTATAGAATGACCATCATGAGAGATGGTAAAATGAAATGTTTAGGTTCCATTCAACATATTAAATCCAAATTTGGTGCTGGTTATACTTTTGATGTTAAATTTAAGAAGGAATATTTAGATAGTGGTATTCAAACCGTTCTCAAAGCAATTCCAAACTCTATTGTCTTGGATGAACATGATGTTATGGCAAGTTTCGAAATTCCAAATCCACCTGATAATCCTGTTAAAATTTCAACTCTATTCGAATCACTCTCTCATTTAACCATTTTAGATGATTACAATGTTAGTCAAACATCTTTAGAAAGTGTTTTCCTTAAACTTACTGGTGCTTCTTATGAAGAtcgtttaaatttaaataatcaaaaacatACTTCcgattaa